Proteins co-encoded in one Thermomicrobiales bacterium genomic window:
- a CDS encoding ribokinase encodes MGDGKRILVAGSINTDLVVRARRVPEAGETVTGTSFAQFGGGKGANQAVAAARAGGQVAMLSGVGVDDFGRQRLADLAAESVNTSTILVTDRASSGVALITVDETGQNRIAYVPGAGWEVGPAEALSALDSWNPDIVLSTLELPHETLAALYAAANERGVPIICNATPEPSEGRDLVALATVLIVNEQEAIELAQTSGTEDWATVAQALTELGPSTVILTLGEEGALVWESGRSFDIPTIEVEVVDTTGAGDAFCGAFTAFFAGGASAVEAARKGVIAGSIAVTRPGAQPSVATLEEIETAFARRELAV; translated from the coding sequence TTGGGCGACGGAAAGCGGATTCTGGTAGCGGGTTCCATCAATACCGATCTTGTCGTACGTGCACGGCGGGTGCCCGAAGCGGGAGAAACCGTCACCGGCACCTCGTTTGCCCAGTTTGGCGGTGGCAAGGGGGCGAATCAGGCCGTTGCCGCGGCCAGGGCCGGCGGACAGGTTGCCATGTTGAGTGGCGTCGGAGTCGATGATTTCGGTCGACAGCGCCTGGCTGACCTTGCTGCCGAGTCGGTCAATACCTCGACGATTCTGGTTACTGACCGCGCGTCCTCTGGCGTGGCCCTGATTACCGTCGATGAGACCGGGCAGAATCGAATCGCCTATGTGCCCGGCGCAGGCTGGGAAGTTGGGCCCGCCGAAGCGCTTTCGGCGCTCGACAGCTGGAATCCCGACATTGTGTTGAGCACGCTGGAACTGCCGCATGAGACGCTGGCCGCGTTGTACGCAGCGGCGAACGAGCGCGGCGTTCCGATCATCTGCAACGCAACTCCAGAACCGTCTGAAGGGCGTGACCTGGTTGCGCTCGCAACTGTTCTCATCGTGAACGAACAGGAAGCCATCGAGCTCGCTCAGACGAGCGGCACTGAAGACTGGGCGACGGTGGCCCAGGCGCTCACAGAACTTGGACCGAGCACCGTCATCCTCACCCTCGGAGAAGAGGGCGCGCTCGTCTGGGAATCTGGCAGATCATTCGACATACCAACGATCGAAGTCGAGGTCGTCGATACGACCGGGGCGGGTGACGCATTCTGCGGCGCATTCACGGCATTTTTCGCTGGTGGTGCATCAGCAGTCGAGGCGGCGAGGAAGGGAGTCATCGCCGGGTCGATTGCCGTTACCCGTCCGGGCGCGCAACCATCCGTGGCGACACTCGAGGAGATCGAGACAGCCTTCGCACGACGCGAACTTGCGGTTTGA